Proteins from one Gossypium raimondii isolate GPD5lz chromosome 8, ASM2569854v1, whole genome shotgun sequence genomic window:
- the LOC105791524 gene encoding DNA-directed RNA polymerase III subunit RPC10 isoform X1, with product MEFCPTCGNMLQYELPHMGRPSRFFCPTCPYVCHLENKVKIKRRQHLVKKEIEPVFNKEDMKMGGSETDATCPSCSHGRALFSQVQIRSADEPATTFYQCLKCEKMWRED from the exons ATGGAGTTTTGCCCAACTTGTGGGAACATGTTGCAGTATGAGTTGCCGCATATGGGTCGGCCTTCGAGGTTCTTTTGCCCGACTTGTCCGTACGTTTGTCACCTTGAAAacaag GTTAAAATAAAGAGAAGGCAGCATCttgttaaaaaagaaatagaaccCGTTTTCAACAAAGAAGATATGAAAATGGGCGGGTCTGAGACTGatg CAACATGCCCTTCTTGTAGCCATGGGAGGGCTCTTTTCTCACAGGTGCAGATCCGGTCAGCTGATGAGCCGGCTACGACATTCTATCAGTGCTTGAAATGCGAAAAGATGTGGCGTGAGGATTGA
- the LOC105791523 gene encoding probable serine/threonine-protein kinase WNK10, which yields MDSGLGLEMPANNGMHYTSEVEPGFVERDPTGRYIRFDEVLGKGAFKTVYRAFDEVEGIEVAWNQVRIDDVLRTPEDLEKLYSEVHLLRSLKNENIIKLHNSWVDDKKKTVNMITELFTSGSLRIYRKKHKHVDTKAIKNWARQILRGLVYLHSHVPPIIHRDLKCDNIFINGNNGEIKIGDLGLAIVMQQPTARSVIGTPEFMAPELYEEEYNELIDVYSFGMCMLEMVTFEYPYNECKNPAQIYKKVISGVKPASLSKVADPQIKEFIEKCLVRASERLSAKELLEDPFLKVENPKEPNRLPLLRPNPISKAVSLPLSGPSSMDIDTDYKQLSISTCTGSNSESPHYPVLELQRTHNNSIFRLKGKKDDDNSVSLTFRIADTCGRVRNIDFNFYLDSDTAHSVAAEMIEQLELTDHDVDFIAEFIDCLITKLLPGWKPSFYLSSGTASPCAEFSASANCKTLTPCPWDSFLTSDSALGVATESVSALSTSLRECVIQAPDSSDNEYLSFLEDQESQASVVSEILVEETSTKNAKPSEDADLNIIRTCKDLGGYISEDFQFQDTYDDEFNSSRNERSTEEYIPINEFMKASGLSFSNLSRESTFMGLPSSCSSLSIANKDLDVELKLELDAVEAQYRHWFQELSRMRDEELEATKKRWMAKKKLVVQ from the exons ATGGATTCTGGGTTAGGTTTGGAAATGCCAGCCAATAATGGGATGCATTATACTTCTGAAGTAGAACCAGGTTTCGTAGAAAGAGACCCAACGGGTCGTTACATTCGG TTTGATGAAGTGTTGGGCAAGGGTGCATTTAAGACAGT TTATAGGGCCTTCGATGAAGTTGAAGGAATAGAAGTCGCTTGGAACCAAGTAAGGATCGACGATGTATTGCGGACACCGGAAGATTTGGAAAAACTGTACTCCGAAGTTCATCTCTTGAGATCGTTGAAGAATGAAAACATCATCAAGTTGCACAATTCATGGGTGGATGACAAGAAGAAAACTGTTAACATGATTACTGAACTATTCACATCCGGGAGTCTCAGGAT ATATCGGAAGAAGCATAAACACGTTGATACAAAGGCGATAAAGAATTGGGCGAGGCAGATTCTTCGGGGCCTAGTGTATCTTCACAGTCATGTCCCCCCTATTATTCATCGGGATTTAAAGTGTGACAACATTTTTATTAATGGGAACAATGGAGAAATCAAAATTGGCGACCTCGGGTTGGCGATCGTCATGCAGCAGCCAACTGCTCGGAGTGTTATCG GTACCCCTGAATTTATGGCTCCAGAGCTCTATGAAGAGGAATATAATGAACTGATAGATGTATACTCTTTTGGAATGTGTATGTTAGAGATGGTTACTTTCGAGTATCCatataatgaatgcaaaaatcCAGCACAGATCTATAAGAAAGTTATCTCT GGTGTTAAACCAGCTTCCTTGAGTAAGGTGGCCGATCCACAAATAAAGGAATTCATTGAGAAATGTCTGGTTCGAGCATCTGAGAGATTGTCTGCTAAGGAGCTTTTGGAGGATCCGTTTCTTAAAGTAGAGAATCCAAAAGAACCAAACCGACTTCCCCTGCTACGACCGAACCCAATTTCTAAAGCAGTAAGCCTACCTCTGTCAGGGCCTTCGTCCATGGACATAGATACCGACTATAAGCAGCTTTCCATAAGTACATGTACTGGAAGCAATAGCGAGAGTCCTCATTATCCAGTTTTGGAGTTGCAGAGGACGCACAATAACAGCATATTCAGGTTGAAAGGGAAAAAGGATGATGATAACTCGGTTTCATTGACCTTCCGCATAGCTGATACTTGTG GTCGAGTCAGGAACATAGATTTTAACTTTTACCTTGATAGTGATACTGCACACTCGGTTGCAGCTGAGATGATTGAACAACTAGAGTTAACAGACCATGATGTTGACTTCATAGCTGAGTTTATTGATTGCTTGATAACGAAGCTTCTACCTGGTTGGAAGCCCTCGTTTTATCTCTCGAGTGGAACTGCAAGTCCATGTGCTGAGTTTTCAGCTTCTGCAAACTGCAAAACCTTAACGCCCTGCCCATGGGATTCGTTTCTAACTAGTGATTCAGCTCTGGGAGTAGCCACAGAAAGTGTATCTGCTCTAAGTACAAGCCTCAGAGAATGTGTCATACAAGCCCCAGATTCCTCTGATAACGAGTATCTCTCATTTTTGGAAGATCAAGAGTCACAAGCATCTGTTGTTTCAGAGATACTGGTTGAGGAGACTTCCACTAAGAATGCTAAACCATCTGAGGATGCCGACTTGAATATAATTAGAACCTGTAAAGATTTAGGTGGATATATATCTGAAGACTTTCAGTTTCAGGATACTTATGATGATGAGTTCAACTCAAGTAGAAACGAAAGAAGTACTGAAGAGTACATACCCATTAATGAATTCATGAAGGCTTCAGGACTCTCTTTCTCCAATTTAAGCAGAGAATCAACTTTTATGGGCTTGCCAAGTAGTTGCTCATCGCTGTCTATAGCGAACAAGGATCTAGATGTTGAACTAAAGCTGGAGCTTGATGCAGTCGAGGCACAATACCGACATTGGTTTCAAGAGCTTTCCAGGATGAGAGATGAAGAATTGGAGGCTACCAAAAAGAGATGGATGGCAAAGAAAAAGTTGGTTGTACAGTGA
- the LOC105791524 gene encoding DNA-directed RNA polymerase III subunit RPC10 isoform X2 — MEFCPTCGNMLQYELPHMGRPSRFFCPTCPYVCHLENKVKIKRRQHLVKKEIEPVFNKEDMKMGGSETDGKLIFLFLKQHALLVAMGGLFSHRCRSGQLMSRLRHSISA, encoded by the exons ATGGAGTTTTGCCCAACTTGTGGGAACATGTTGCAGTATGAGTTGCCGCATATGGGTCGGCCTTCGAGGTTCTTTTGCCCGACTTGTCCGTACGTTTGTCACCTTGAAAacaag GTTAAAATAAAGAGAAGGCAGCATCttgttaaaaaagaaatagaaccCGTTTTCAACAAAGAAGATATGAAAATGGGCGGGTCTGAGACTGatggtaagttaatatttttattcctGAAG CAACATGCCCTTCTTGTAGCCATGGGAGGGCTCTTTTCTCACAGGTGCAGATCCGGTCAGCTGATGAGCCGGCTACGACATTCTATCAGTGCTTGA